The following are encoded in a window of Geotrypetes seraphini chromosome 5, aGeoSer1.1, whole genome shotgun sequence genomic DNA:
- the LOC117360796 gene encoding LOW QUALITY PROTEIN: 1-phosphatidylinositol phosphodiesterase-like (The sequence of the model RefSeq protein was modified relative to this genomic sequence to represent the inferred CDS: substituted 1 base at 1 genomic stop codon), translated as MGNSQRKDVDNTPDPTVKNPDWMSSIPDGRYISDLSIPGTHNSLSLXGGPLIQCQSWSLSSQYEAGIRFVDVRCRHFANTLPIHHGVKYQYYFFNNVLDDTCRFLHQHPRETILMRIREEYQAANNTEKFYKVVFCYIRQAGYSKFWLSNHIPTLGQVRGKIIILQNFKGPFMSISYNSLLIADKYRIPTLFDIGWKWNNVEENLNSAQNGDREKIYLTFCSAYSWGAYPSSVADRINYRLYKYLESKEKEKIRWGIVALDFPGAELVQLIIHSN; from the coding sequence ATGGGAAATAGtcagagaaaagatgttgataatACACCTGATCCTACAGTTAAAAACCCTGACTGGATGTCCTCAATTCCAGATGGAAGGTACAtctctgatctctccattcctgGAACCCATAACAGCCTGAGTCTGTAAGGTGGGCCTTTAATTCAGTGCCAGAGCTGGAGCCTCTCTTCACAATATGAAGCTGGTATACGATTTGTTGATGTGCGCTGTAGGCATTTTGCTAATACCCTGCCTATCCACCATGGTGTGAAATACCAGTATTACTTCTTCAATAATGTTTTGGACGATACATGTCGTTTCTTGCACCAGCATCCACGCGAAACTATCCTCATGCGTATCAGGGAAGAATATCAGGCTGCTAATAACACAGAAAAATTCTATAAAGTTGTGTTTTGCTATATCAGGCAAGCTGGATACTCTAAGTTCTGGTTATCTAATCACATCCCCACCCTTGGCCAagtaagaggaaaaattatcataTTACAGAATTTCAAGGGTCCTTTCATGAGTATTTCCTATAATTCCCTTCTTATAGCTGATAAATATCGTATACCAACATTATTTGATATAGGTTGGAAATGGAACAATGTTGAAGAGAATTTAAATTCAGCACAAAATGGTGACCGTGAGAAAATATATCTAACATTTTGTTCAGCTTACAGTTGGGGAGCCTATCCCAGCTCAGTAGCTGACAGAATAAACTATCGTCTGTACAAATATCTAGAGAgtaaagaaaaagagaagatCAGATGGGGAATTGTAGCTCTGGATTTCCCAGGTGCTGAGCTGGTCCAATTAATTATACACAGCAACTGA